A single window of Anopheles moucheti chromosome 2, idAnoMoucSN_F20_07, whole genome shotgun sequence DNA harbors:
- the LOC128297297 gene encoding borealin-like, with protein MVRTKVSRNTASKRNRTSYQEERYVNIMREFEIVSETFNTSIDAKLDAELEKIDYQASMMKSRIPKEILQMTMGDLRKTGCNLFVDVLNKVSAIEDIVGAANCSQLSIGSGDGQTSLHKSYRTDEGYLTEENAKQSLDVMASAKPSKRPIGPLASAMKKNRRRSKSVSAHTTTPCKPASASMLFGMKGKKPDACTPSKSLYLGQSERFSRPKFRTPMAEVKKKSRTQAVSTDRGMSQITLKVEPNTPLAFIRYPRVGENVYSLTGSPVVNAVMTKHMANVNIPVSNGVLSLQPTDLEDVDAKFLPKIDYATLEHLKKLQSNLNKIMQYAEECNFHMKE; from the exons ATggtacgtacaaaagtatcccGAAACACGGCATCAAAGCGGAACCGTACCAGCTACCAAGAGGAGCGCTACGTTAACATTATGCGTGAGTTCGAGATTGTGT CTGAAACATTCAATACGTCAATCGACGCAAAGCTGGATGCCGAGTTGGAAAAGATAGACTATCAGGCGAGCATGATGAAGAGCCGCATACCGAAGGAAATTCTCCAAATGACGATGGGTGATTTGCGAAAGACCGGTTGTAACTTATTCGTTGATGTGCTAAACAAGGTTTCCGCGATCGAGGACATAGTAGGTGCAGCAAACTGCAGTCAGCTCTCGATTGGATCGGGGGATGGGCAAACAAGCCTGCACAAATCGTACAGAACCGATGAAGGTTATCTTACGgaggaaaatgcaaaacaatcgCTTGACGTGATGGCTTCGGCCAAACCATCGAAACGACCGATCGGACCGCTAGCGTCGGCAATGAAGAAAAACCGCCGCCGTAGTAAGTCCGTCTCTGCCCATACTACCACACCTTGCAAGCCCGCTTCGGCATCGATGTTATTTGGGATGAAAGGCAAGAAACCCGACGCGTGTACGCCGAGCAAGAGCTTATACCTGGGACAGTCAGAACGATTTTCACGTCCCAAGTTTCGTACACCGATGGCGGAGGTAAAAAAGAAGAGTCGTACACAGGCGGTCAGCACGGATCGGGGCATGAGCCAGATCACGCTGAAGGTGGAACCAAACACACCGCTCGCTTTCATACGCTATCCGAGAGTGGGCGAGAATGTTTACTCGCTTACCGGCAGTCCGGTCGTGAATGCGGTCATGACGAAACACATGGCAAATGTAAACATTCCGGTATCGAATGGGGTGTTGTCGTTGCAACCGACTGATCTGGAGGATGTAGATGCGAAGTTTTTACCCAAAATCGATTACGCTACGTTGGAGCATCTCAAGAAACTGCAGTCGAATTTGAACAAAATCATGCAGTACGCTGAAGAATGCAATTTTCACATGAAGGAGTAA
- the LOC128309933 gene encoding zinc finger protein 236-like: MELKAEKKDHDDDESGGRRRQHRNSTTVAAASAAMDVDAAANGNGDAISDQEIVEVGIDEDHIKFLTSMHSGDEEPTNGHRASLVAHRTATNGVAGNGRERRAAIECGSNTATTATGKHRRSAMLRIPAHRNGVLNGLKVQQQRGNGATGYSEDESDGNEEDDDDDDDDDDDDDDEEDVMVVAANILSKTAQRSSLLGGTGRTYQCDVCPRIFHRPDHLRYHMRIHEKNNPFECKLCFSVFASDPAFAHHIRTEHAGMGLADALPPVPETEANFFACTYCDKSFTDAVELEEHLHQQHLGDRPYKCNMCPKAFIRMDFLQCHYLKYHSFHPMDDEEEEEGEEEEHYLPMEQHQLQSQQHSQFENRAKRPRLMVRKIEDLVDDRMAKGGRGGVGVSRRTSHTGTGTSISSDEHRDDEDEDEDGDDEGTGAESSDQHQKFLQRTEASGLRNFLPKLSSVHSRLLVAMEEQHSKKLAAAVAAEECIKHRCPVCDRGFAREPDLMLHVRTHPDLPTFKCPLCELTFIGSDFLKNHLKKHVLGNGEDPGAPGAIDLTAAPPTEPSAQPTGDAGSDPVRPLSSAMPSTAKLPKPIITSKPPSTGISLLKPIEERKPPDHQQEYCVKTADGKFMCTVCERLFSHQQTVRIHFRIHTNEKPYKCTFCEESYIRSDYLERHLKVHFKDGMLPAVAIASMAAAAAAVATGGNRSAASSPPLTVKEDSLTESPVTPAGTGTTGGSSASKPLIGRAGLAPENYHFTESVDGQFVCKICDTVFNQVALLRKHALAHTEEKPFHCGICERSFNRVDYLKEHFKSKRHLQLVAEAATGGDSLSAPATRADEEDDDSTMDDGVSSMGRSKLTGSRSTAKAASSSPAVVGAEVTNGDGGARAADVKGNGNSSRSSSSNSSSSSSRSSSSSRSSSNSNRNNTSVASNPSPPKQKPGTTTPPVGGEAESRSVLGEFHRSDYERTSDGRYKCNQCDKTFVTAVTLKMHIRLHTGEKPYKCDKCDKAFIRSDYLKTHEKCHRQESFLNMLSLTTSKEPSTASEADDSDADGGEADEDRTQEGNRSMLGSGTINGANDTAGGDQNEEEDDSEEEEGEEEEEEESEESDDEEQVIEVMIKEESCSESEDDEEDAEEEEEEEEEEEEAEGQHTLYAANNSTNRNASSTINATENSRKQKESSKRRNRTKASVPSNRVFAATSGGESSNNGFDHEDDSTSQASGPASGHQYGGAESMHNGQKGKHRCPMCDKLFAWPKSLKIHLRTHTGEKPYRCDVCGKCFGRSDSLRGHKRTHTDEKLIQCHLCDVSCTTAAELVQHQYTAHGLQPLES, from the exons ATGGAGCTGAAGGCGGAGAAAAAAGACCACGATGACGATGAAAGCGGTGGTCGACGGCGACAGCATCGCAACAGCACCACCGTTGCAGCTGCGTCGGCTGCAATGGATGTCGATGCGGCAGCGAACGGTAATGGCGACGCGATCTCGGATCAGGAGATTGTGGAGGTTGGCATTGACGAGGATCACATCAAGTTTCTCACCAGCATGCACTCGGGCGACGAGGAACCGACGAACGGGCACCGTGCATCGTTGGTTGCGCACCGGACCGCCACAAATGGGGTCGCCGGAAATGGACGGGAAAGGCGGGCGGCTATCGAGTGTGGCAGTaacaccgccaccaccgccaccggaaAGCATCGTCGTTCCGCCATGCTGCGCATTCCAGCCCATCGGAATGGTGTGCTGAATGGGTTGAAGGTACAGCAACAGCGTGGCAACGGTGCAACCGGGTACAGCGAGGATGAATCGGACGGTAACGAAgaagacgacgatgatgacgatgatgatgatgatgatgatgacgacgaggaAGACGTGATGGTCGTCGCCGCAAACATCCTATCGAAGACGGCGCAGAGGTCATCGTTGCTTGGTG GCACGGGCCGAACGTATCAGTGTGACGTGTGCCCACGGATATTTCATCGGCCGGATCACCTGCGCTACCATATGCGTATCCACGAGAAGAACAATCCATTCGAGTGCAAGCTGTGCTTCAGTGTGTTTGCATCCGATCCCGCATTCGCACACCACATACGCACCGAGCACGCCGGTATGGGGTTGGCCGATGCATTGCCACCGGTACCAGAAACGGAGGCGAACTTTTTCGCCTGCACGTACTGCGACAAATCGTTCACCGATGCGGTTGAGCTGGAGGAACACTTACACCAGCAACATTTGGGCGATCGACCGTACAAATGCAACATGTGCCCGAAAGCGTTCATTCGGATGGATTTCCTACAGTGTCACTACCTGAAGTACCACAGCTTTCATCCCATGGacgatgaggaggaggaggaaggagAGGAGGAGGAACATTACTTGCCAATGGAGCAGCATCAGctgcagtcgcagcagcactcaCAGTTTGAAAATAGGGCGAAAAGGCCACGACTAATGGTGCGAAAGATTGAAGATTTGGTAGACGATCGTATGGCGAAGGGTGGTAgaggtggtgttggtgtgtcCCGGCGTACGTCCCACACCGGAACGGGGACGAGCATCTCGAGCGACGAACATCGGGACGATGAGGACGAGGATGAAGATGGGGACGACGAAGGGACGGGCGCGGAAAGTAGCGATCAGCATCAGAAGTTTCTCCAGCGAACGGAAGCTTCCGGTCTGCGCAACTTTCTCCCGAAGCTAAGCAGTGTCCACAGTCGGTTGCTGGTAGCCATGGAGGAACAGCATTCCAAAAAGCTGGCCGCAGCAGTCGCGGCCGAAGAGTGCATTAAGCATCGGTGTCCGGTTTGCGATCGAGGTTTCGCTCGCGAACCGGACTTGATGCTGCACGTGCGTACTCATCCCG aTTTACCCACCTTCAAGTGTCCGCTGTGTGAACTGACCTTTATCGGGTCGGACTTTTTGAAGAATCACCTCAAGAAGCACGTACTCGGCAATGGTGAAGATCCGGGAGCACCCGGTGCTATCGATTTGACGGCTGCTCCGCCGACGGAACCATCCGCACAACCGACCGGTGATGCCGGATCGGATCCGGTTCGTCCACTGTCCTCTGCAATGCCGTCGACGGCAAAGCTTCCGAAGCCGATCATTACGTCGAAACCACCATCCACGGGCATATCGCTGTTGAAACCGATCGAGGAAAGGAAACCACCGGACCATCAGCAAGAGTATTGCGTGAAAAcggccgacggaaagtttatGTGCACGGTTTGTGAGCGACTGTTTTCGCACCAGCAAACCGTGCGCATCCATTTCCGGATCCACACGAACGAAAAACCTTACAAATGTACATTTTGCGAAGAGTCCTACATCCGGTCGGATTATCTCGAGCGCCATCTGAAGGTACATTTTAAGGATGGAATGCTACCGGCGGTAGCGATTGCCAGTATGGcagcggcggctgctgcagTTGCGACGGGTGGTAATCGATCGGCTGCTTCATCTCCGCCACTTACGGTGAAGGAGGATTCACTAACCGAAAGCCCAGTCACACCGGCCGGAACAGGCACGACGGGTGGCAGTTCCGCCAGCAAACCACTCATCGGTCGAGCCGGTTTGGCGCCGGAAAATTACCATTTCACCGAATCGGTCGATGGACAGTTTGTGTGTAAGATTTGCGATACCGTGTTCAACCAGGTGGCCTTACTGCGCAAGCACGCCCTGGCGCACACGGAGGAGAAACCGTTTCACTGCGGCATTTGCGAGCGGTCCTTCAATCGGGTAGATTATCTGAAGGAACACTTCAAATCGAAACGGCACCTACAGCTGGTGGCCGAAGCTGCCACAGGTGGCGATAGTTTATCAGCGCCGGCAACACGCGCCGACGAGGAAGATGATGATTCCACGATGGATGATGGTGTATCGTCGATGGGTCGATCGAAGTTGACGGGGAGCAGAAGTACCGCGAAGGCGGCGTCCTCATCACCCGCCGTCGTTGGGGCTGAGGTGACTAATGGCGACGGAGGAGCACGTGCAGCAGATGTGAAGGGAAATGGCAACAGTAgtcgtagcagcagcagcaatagtagcagcagtagcagtcgaagtagcagcagtagtcgAAGCAGTAGCAATAGTAATAGGAACAATACCTCCGTTGCGTCCAATCCGAGTCCACCGAAGCAAAAGCCCGGTACGACTACACCGCCGGTGGGCGGCGAAGCAGAGTCACGATCGGTGCTGGGTGAGTTTCACCGATCCGATTACGAACGCACCAGCGACGGACGGTACAAATGCAACCAGTGTGATAAGACGTTCGTGACGGCGGTCACACTGAAGATGCACATCCGGTTGCACACGGGCGAAAAACCGTACAAGTGCGACAAGTGTGATAAGGCGTTCATTCGTTCGGATTATCTGAAGACGCACGAAAAGTGCCATCGGCAGGAATCGTTCCTGAACATGCTTTCGCTAACGACATCGAAGGAACCGAGCACGGCCTCGGAAGCGGATGATTCGGATGCGGACGGTGGTGAGGCGGATGAAGatcgaacgcaggagggtAACCGGTCGATGCTAGGGAGTGGTACGATTAACGGAGCGAACGACACTGCCGGTGGAGACCAAAATGAGGAAGAAGATGATTCCGAGGAAGAAGAAGGCgaagaagaggaggaggaagaatcGGAAGAAAGCGATGATGAGGAACAG GTAATCGAAGTAATGATAAAGGAAGAGAGCTGCTCCGAAAGTGAAGATGATGAGGAGGACGccgaggaagaggaggaagaggaggaagaggaagaagaagcggAAGGACAGCATACTCTGTATGCGGCCAACAACAGTACAAACCGGAACGCATCCAGCACAAT AAACGCAACAGAGAACTCGCGAAAGCAAAAAGAATCGAGTAAACGAAGAAATCGAACGAAAGCTTCCGTTCCATCGAACCGGGTTTTCGCGGCAACTAGCGGGGGAGAGAGCAGTAACAATGGGTTTGACCACGAGGATGACAGCACGTCCCAGGCTAGTGGACCAGCCAGCGGTCATCAGTATGGCGGCGCCGAATCGATGCATAATGGCCAGAAGGGTAAACACCGGTGTCCGATGTGCGATAAGCTGTTTGCCTGGCCCAAGTCACTCAAAATTCATCTTCGCACGCATACGGGCGAGAAACCGTATCGGTGCGATGTGTGTGGCAAATGCTTCGGACGGTCGGACAGCTTGCGAGGCCATAAGCGGACGCACACCGACGAAAAGCTTATACAGTGCCATTTGTGCGACGTTAGCTGTACGACCGCGGCCGAGCTGGTACAGCATCAGTATACGGCGCACGGTTTGCAGCCATTAGAAAGTTAG
- the LOC128297970 gene encoding borealin-like isoform X1 yields the protein MVRTKVSRAATKRGQNSSDSKLYIEMKLRDFDVISDCHLTNIELKYQNDMDKLNRAFEVLRSRIPKNLLSLTMGELRAMPKATEELNTSAPLNQTVSANMSALLEKSCRKKSKDDGYLTEESEHGDTYRVGSLMPTSKARFGPLMSARIRRRSKSTSSITTPHVNRSLFTVPQSAMVGKTQPPIGSALKAPAPRTERASRSKQKTSPVQRPKAISADRGYGIITPKVQPYAALAMMRHAKQGESVFSITGSPVVTANMLESSANVNIPVLNGMLAIRPTELDVVDESLLRKIDPNVLLELKQLQSNLDKIMSTLNIS from the exons ATGGTGCGCACAAAAGTTTCTCGTGCTGCTACAAAGCGGGGCCAAAACAGTTCCGATTCGAAACTGTACATCGAAATGAAGCTGCGAGATTTCGACGTAATCT CGGATTGCCATTTGACCAATATAGAGTTGAAATATCAGAACGATATGGATAAACTGAATCGTGCGTTTGAGGTTTTGCGTTCCCGTATTCCGAAAAATCTGCTTTCACTCACCATGGGAGAATTGCGTGCCATG CCAAAGGCAACAGAAGAACTCAACACTTCAGCTCCACTGAACCAAACAGTAAGTGCAAATATGAGCGCACTACTGGAGAAATCTTGCCGCAAAAAGTCGAAAGATGATG GTTACCTTACAGAGGAAAGCGAACATGGCGATACGTACCGGGTCGGGTCACTGATGCCCACGTCGAAGGCACGTTTCGGTCCACTGATGTCCGCTAGAATACGACGACGTAGCAAATCGACCAGTTCTATCACGACGCCCCACGTGAACCGTTCACTTTTCACTGTACCGCAAAGTGCGATGGTTGGAAAAACGCAACCGCCCATCGGATCGGCCCTTAAAGCACCGGCACCGCGAACGGAACGTGCTTCACGATCGAAGCAAAAAACCTCGCCCGTGCAACGCCCTAAAGCGATCAGTGCCGACCGAGGTTACGGGATAATTACACCAAAGGTACAGCCGTATGCTGCACTCGCAATGATGCGACATGCGAAGCAAGGGGAATCGGTGTTCTCCATTACCGGTAGCCCTGTTGTTACAGCTAA TATGCTCGAGTCGAGCGCAAACGTTAACATTCCCGTGCTGAACGGTATGCTTGCCATCAGACCAACCGAGCTGGATGTTGTCGATGAATCGTTGCTACGTAAGATCGATCCGAACGTGCTGCTTGAGCTTAAGCAGCTGCAAAGTAATTTGGACAAAATTATGAGCACACTTAATATCTCCTAA
- the LOC128297970 gene encoding borealin-like isoform X2, whose product MVRTKVSRAATKRGQNSSDSKLYIEMKLRDFDVISDCHLTNIELKYQNDMDKLNRAFEVLRSRIPKNLLSLTMGELRAMPKATEELNTSAPLNQTVSANMSALLEKSCRKKSKDDEESEHGDTYRVGSLMPTSKARFGPLMSARIRRRSKSTSSITTPHVNRSLFTVPQSAMVGKTQPPIGSALKAPAPRTERASRSKQKTSPVQRPKAISADRGYGIITPKVQPYAALAMMRHAKQGESVFSITGSPVVTANMLESSANVNIPVLNGMLAIRPTELDVVDESLLRKIDPNVLLELKQLQSNLDKIMSTLNIS is encoded by the exons ATGGTGCGCACAAAAGTTTCTCGTGCTGCTACAAAGCGGGGCCAAAACAGTTCCGATTCGAAACTGTACATCGAAATGAAGCTGCGAGATTTCGACGTAATCT CGGATTGCCATTTGACCAATATAGAGTTGAAATATCAGAACGATATGGATAAACTGAATCGTGCGTTTGAGGTTTTGCGTTCCCGTATTCCGAAAAATCTGCTTTCACTCACCATGGGAGAATTGCGTGCCATG CCAAAGGCAACAGAAGAACTCAACACTTCAGCTCCACTGAACCAAACAGTAAGTGCAAATATGAGCGCACTACTGGAGAAATCTTGCCGCAAAAAGTCGAAAGATGATG AGGAAAGCGAACATGGCGATACGTACCGGGTCGGGTCACTGATGCCCACGTCGAAGGCACGTTTCGGTCCACTGATGTCCGCTAGAATACGACGACGTAGCAAATCGACCAGTTCTATCACGACGCCCCACGTGAACCGTTCACTTTTCACTGTACCGCAAAGTGCGATGGTTGGAAAAACGCAACCGCCCATCGGATCGGCCCTTAAAGCACCGGCACCGCGAACGGAACGTGCTTCACGATCGAAGCAAAAAACCTCGCCCGTGCAACGCCCTAAAGCGATCAGTGCCGACCGAGGTTACGGGATAATTACACCAAAGGTACAGCCGTATGCTGCACTCGCAATGATGCGACATGCGAAGCAAGGGGAATCGGTGTTCTCCATTACCGGTAGCCCTGTTGTTACAGCTAA TATGCTCGAGTCGAGCGCAAACGTTAACATTCCCGTGCTGAACGGTATGCTTGCCATCAGACCAACCGAGCTGGATGTTGTCGATGAATCGTTGCTACGTAAGATCGATCCGAACGTGCTGCTTGAGCTTAAGCAGCTGCAAAGTAATTTGGACAAAATTATGAGCACACTTAATATCTCCTAA
- the LOC128297819 gene encoding TBC1 domain family member 16: MPIVNILKRASSYILGSDDDAEDGTGELVYEDNEILFCKNNICVHPPAVVRQESDILHYPGYLTVTTKTFIDQYNNAKRPTLFLTWIPNSTLRKCPSTVENVVLGRSVNGGIGLSESKLKLHLQHLTPKDNTGQGQNPQTKGATTQQQEKGTGGENPFTTTIKIANTNPFLEPYNETIAQSATSDSKSMNCSDYSETISISSNSDKASLCNSNDYDGRDEEVVAEPEEDGEDDVDEGCIISSETHHSAGGPDELEGDDAELKTELQPLLDDGSNKLSSTVGTKLHHHHKLPSQSSVTSVNITIASPHIQNVDISPPEASLPATERFLRSLSITSSDENNPNWMSPELLAYKHNLAFPESASASPIVSRKAPLKCRRFSVDLSQMRALRLFFNDEQCTSGQLVIASRESQYKILHFHHGGLDHLAQVLHQWHCLLHNIKLAPGQDEPAANLPYRQFMVCRPEVRLAELHPEEGKVSKITTDYFYGTLLNERGQIEDDLQLRKCVFFGGLDRSLRKTVWPFLLHCYSTGSTFEDRAALAEIRRQEYEEITRRRLYSMSPEAQAQFWRTVQCVIEKDVVRTDRGNPFFAGDDNPNIDTMKNILLNYAFYNPGMSYTQGMSDLLAPVLCEIKSESETFWCFVGLMQRAIFVCTPTDNDIDRNLCYLRELIRLMVPTFYKHLQKHADAMELLFCHRWILLCFKREFTEAVAIRMWEACWSNYLTDYFHLFLCLAIIAVYADDVIAQDLRTDEMLLHFSSLAMYMDGQLILRKARGLLHQFRQYPKIPCTLSGLCKRCGPGMWDSGHHPSIECIGHLDHETCALAMD; this comes from the exons ATGCCCATCGTGAACATATTGAAGCGAGCGTCCAGCTACATCCTTGGCAGCGACGATGACGCGGAAGATGGTACCGgcgagctggtgtacgaggaTAATGAAATATTGTTCTGCAAGAACAACATCTGCGTACATCCGCCCGCCGTAGTACGGCAGGAATCGGACATACTGCACTATCCGGGCTATCTAACCGTCACCACGAAGACGTTCATCGACCAGTACAACAATGCGAAGCGTCCGACGCTTTTTCTCACCTGGATCCCAAACTCGACCCTTCGCAAATGCCCGTCGACGGTCGAGAACGTTGTCCTCGGTCGCAGCGTCAATGGTGGTATCGGGTTGAGTGAAAGCAAGCTGAAACTACACCTGCAACATCTTACGCCGAAAGATAACACCGGCCAGGGTCAGAATCCGCAGACGAAGGGGGCCACAACACAGCAGCAGGAGAAGGGCACCGGTGGGGAGAATCCGTTTACAACGACAATTAAGATCGCCAACACGAATCCGTTCCTCGAACCGTACAACGAAACAATCGCCCAGTCGGCGACGAGCGACAGCAAGTCGATGAACTGTTCCGACTATTCGGAAACGATCAGCATCAGTTCGAACTCGGACAAGGCGAGTCTGTGCAACAGCAATGATTACGATGGACGAGATGAGGAAGTGGTCGCGGAACCGGAAGAGGACGGTGAGGACGATGTGGACGAAGGGTGCATCATTAGCTCGGAAACCCATCACTCCGCCGGTGGACCGGACGAACTGGAGGGCGACGATGCAGAGTTGAAGACGGAGTTGCAGCCCTTGCTCGATGACGGCAGCAACAAGCTGTCGTCGACGGTCGGCACGAAGCTGCACCACCATCACAAGCTACCGTCGCAATCGTCCGTCACCTCGGTGAACATTACGATCGCGAGTCCGCACATACAGAATGTGGACATTTCGCCACCGGAAGCGTCCCTGCCGGCGACCGAACGCTTCCTGCGGTCGCTCTCGATCACGTCCAGCGATGAGAACAACCCGAACTGGATGTCACCGGAGCTGCTGGCGTACAAGCACAATCTCGCCTTTCCGGAAAGTGCGTCCGCGTCGCCGATCGTTAGCCGGAAGGCGCCGCTGAAATGTCGCCGGTTTTCGGTCGACCTCAGCCAGATGCGCGCGCTGCGCCTTTTCTTCAACGACGAACAGTGTACCTCCGGTCAGTTGGTTATTGCGTCGCGCGAATCGCAGTACAAGATACTCCACTTCCACCACGGTGGGCTGGACCATCTGGCGCAGGTGCTGCACCAGTGGCACTGTCTGCTGCACAACATCAAGCTCGCGCCGGGTCAGGACGAACCGGCGGCCAACTTACCGTACCGGCAGTTTATGGTATGCCGGCCGGAGGTACGGCTGGCCGAGCTGCACCCGGAGGAGGGCAAAGTGTCGAAGATCACGACCGACTACTTCTACGGCACGCTGCTGAACGAACGCGGCCAGATCGAGGACGATCTGCAGCTGCgcaagtgtgtgttttttggcgGGCTGGATCGAAGTCTGCGCAAAACCGTGTGGCCATTTCTGCTGCACTGCTACAGCACCGGCTCGACGTTCGAGGATAGGGCCGCGTTGGCGGAGATACGGCGCCAGGAGTACGAGGAGATAACGCGGCGCCGCCTGTACTCGATGTCGCCGGAAGCGCAGGCCCAGTTCTGGCGCACGGTACAGTGCGTGATTGAGAAGGACGTCGTGCGGACGGACCGTGGCAATCCGTTCTTTGCCGGCGATGATAACCCGAACATCGACACGATGAAAAACATTCTGCTAAACTACGCGTTCTACAATCCCGGGATGTC GTACACACAGGGAATGAGTGACCTGCTGGCACCGGTGCTGTGTGAGATAAAAAGTGAATCCGAAACGTTCTGGTGCTTCGTGGGTTTAATGCAGCGGGCCATCTTTGTCTGTACGCCAACCGACAACGATATCGATCGTAATTTG TGTTATCTAAGGGAATTGATCCGGCTAATGGTTCCTACCTTCTACAAGCACCTGCAAAAGCACGCCGATGCGATGGAATTGCTGTTTTGCCATCGTTGGATTTTGCT GTGCTTCAAACGTGAATTCACCGAAGCCGTTGCCATACGCATGTGGGAAGCCTGCTGGTCCAACTATCTGACCGACTATTTTCATCTATTCCTCTGCCTGGCGATTATTGCGGTGTACGCGGATGATGTGATTGCTCAAGATTTGCGCACGGACGAAATGCTGCTCCACTTCAGCTCGCTGG CGATGTACATGGATGGACAGTTGATACTGCGCAAGGCGCGTGGACTGCTACATCAGTTCCGGCAGTATCCGAAGATTCCCTGCACACTGTCCGGGTTGTGTAAACGTTGCGGTCCCGGTATGTGGGACTCTGGACATCATCCGTCGATCGAATGCATTGGTCATCTGGATCACGAAACCTGCGCGTTGGCTATggattaa